Proteins from a genomic interval of Microbacterium esteraromaticum:
- a CDS encoding sulfatase family protein, producing the protein MQPNILVITADQLGAHVLDRDEGWVATPHLDGLRRDGADFRRAYVTFPLCVPSRASMLTGRMPHEVGIGGNRAQSDTVVEPGARADSLGHAMAAVGYTCAYAGKWHATQASAPADAGFEVLAPFGDRGLVDACAEWLRGRADEEEPFLLVASFDDPHTICEYARRQSMPYGDVDAGGAREAPPLPANFAPAPFEPEAVRFEKAAAGQVYGTADYTADDWRMYRAAYRRLVERVDGYVGRLLHALDSAGLSDSTLVIFTSDHGDGDAAHGWNQKTALFEECVRVPLIVRGPGVSPGVRSGVVSVGLDLLPTVLTAAGCPRPGELRGAPLALGVGDGSAERVVVVETRFERSDPPLTRGRALVRGPYKYTVYSWGRHREQLQDLSNDPGEQRNLAVESSFDDVRDEMRTALLRWCRDTDDRDFLKFVPLPTGTPAAVHDEIFAVPY; encoded by the coding sequence GTGCAGCCGAACATCCTGGTGATCACCGCCGACCAGCTCGGAGCGCACGTGCTCGACCGCGATGAGGGGTGGGTGGCGACGCCCCATCTCGACGGGTTGCGCCGCGACGGCGCGGACTTCCGTCGCGCCTATGTGACCTTTCCGCTGTGCGTGCCCTCGCGCGCATCGATGCTGACCGGTCGGATGCCGCACGAGGTGGGCATCGGGGGCAACCGGGCCCAGTCCGACACCGTCGTCGAGCCGGGCGCGCGCGCCGACAGTCTCGGTCATGCGATGGCGGCGGTCGGGTATACGTGCGCGTACGCCGGCAAGTGGCATGCGACCCAGGCGAGTGCCCCCGCGGATGCCGGATTCGAGGTGCTGGCGCCGTTCGGCGATCGCGGGCTGGTCGATGCGTGCGCGGAGTGGCTGCGGGGGCGCGCAGACGAGGAGGAGCCGTTCTTGCTCGTCGCCTCTTTCGATGACCCGCACACCATCTGCGAGTACGCGCGGCGGCAGTCGATGCCGTACGGCGACGTGGATGCCGGAGGGGCGCGCGAGGCGCCGCCGCTGCCGGCGAACTTCGCTCCGGCGCCATTCGAACCCGAGGCCGTGCGGTTCGAGAAGGCGGCCGCCGGGCAGGTGTACGGCACGGCAGACTACACGGCGGATGACTGGCGGATGTACCGGGCCGCCTACCGTCGGCTCGTCGAGCGGGTCGACGGGTACGTCGGGCGGTTGCTGCACGCGCTCGACAGTGCGGGACTCAGCGACTCGACGTTGGTGATCTTCACCAGCGATCACGGCGATGGCGACGCCGCGCACGGGTGGAACCAGAAGACGGCACTGTTCGAGGAATGCGTGCGCGTTCCGCTCATCGTCCGCGGTCCGGGGGTCTCGCCCGGGGTGCGGTCGGGGGTGGTGTCGGTCGGGCTCGACCTGCTGCCCACGGTGCTGACGGCGGCGGGATGCCCGCGACCGGGCGAGCTGCGGGGAGCCCCGCTCGCCCTGGGGGTCGGCGACGGGTCTGCCGAGCGCGTCGTGGTGGTCGAGACCCGGTTCGAGCGATCGGATCCGCCTCTCACGCGAGGGCGTGCGCTCGTGCGGGGTCCGTACAAGTACACCGTCTACAGCTGGGGGCGTCACCGGGAGCAGTTGCAAGATCTGAGCAACGACCCCGGTGAGCAGCGGAATCTCGCCGTCGAGTCGTCCTTCGACGACGTGCGCGACGAGATGCGCACCGCGCTGCTGCGCTGGTGCCGAGACACCGACGACCGCGACTTCCTGAAGTTCGTGCCGCTGCCGACCGGAACACCCGCTGCCGTGCACGACGAGATCTTCGCCGTGCCGTACTGA
- a CDS encoding carbohydrate ABC transporter permease has product MTAIAPPPVSDQTTRTLVVPSPRRRNRNRAAIGRDRSVLRGIGLVLLWAFVVLNVAWMVWMVIQAFRDTRAILADPWGMPTSLDPVNFVTAWTVGDFATATMNSVVTTVVSSFLTVALAAPAAYYLSRVENRLTNSLTLYFVLGLGIPAQVIVIPLFVMLNEVYLTDSLIGLNLVYIGVSMPFTVFLLTAFFRSLPLEMEEAAALDGTTAFGTFWRITLPLAKGGILTAFVLQVISHWNETLLALTLLQSTEKYTLPVALISFIQQQTYSGADWGGLFAGLCIVVLPMLAIYLWLGRRLTEGLTLGMGK; this is encoded by the coding sequence GTGACCGCTATCGCACCACCACCGGTGTCTGATCAGACCACCCGCACGCTCGTCGTGCCCTCGCCGCGGCGCAGAAACCGCAACCGGGCCGCGATCGGGCGCGACCGCAGTGTGCTGCGCGGCATCGGCCTCGTGCTGCTGTGGGCGTTCGTCGTGCTGAACGTCGCCTGGATGGTCTGGATGGTCATCCAGGCGTTCCGTGACACCCGCGCGATCCTCGCAGACCCGTGGGGCATGCCGACATCGCTGGATCCGGTCAACTTCGTCACAGCCTGGACCGTCGGCGACTTCGCGACGGCGACGATGAACAGCGTCGTCACCACCGTGGTGTCGTCCTTCCTGACCGTGGCGCTCGCCGCCCCCGCCGCGTACTACCTGAGCCGCGTCGAGAACCGGCTGACGAACTCGTTGACCCTGTACTTCGTGCTCGGTCTCGGCATTCCCGCGCAAGTGATCGTGATTCCGCTGTTCGTCATGCTCAACGAGGTCTATCTGACCGACAGCCTGATCGGCTTGAACCTCGTCTACATCGGCGTCTCGATGCCGTTCACCGTGTTCCTGCTGACCGCTTTCTTCCGGTCGTTGCCGCTCGAGATGGAAGAGGCGGCGGCGCTCGACGGCACAACGGCCTTCGGTACGTTCTGGCGCATCACCCTCCCTCTGGCGAAGGGCGGAATCCTCACCGCTTTCGTGCTGCAGGTGATCTCGCACTGGAACGAGACCCTGCTGGCCCTGACGCTGCTGCAATCGACCGAGAAGTACACCTTGCCGGTGGCGCTGATCTCGTTTATCCAGCAGCAGACGTACTCCGGCGCCGACTGGGGAGGCCTGTTCGCCGGCCTGTGCATCGTCGTGCTGCCGATGCTGGCGATCTACCTGTGGCTCGGGCGTCGGCTCACCGAGGGCCTGACGCTCGGCATGGGCAAGTAG
- a CDS encoding carbohydrate ABC transporter permease, with protein sequence MTDAALAPAAPRLAAARRRRGGGSTIDRARRRLLVPFVGPAFALYTILFVVPSLYAIWISFNKWAGAGPMEFVGFGNYVRLFSDKLFLRSFGNTLLLLFVVGLAIFVIAFALTLVLRDMTGRKIARSVIFFPHLVNAMIFGVLAGFVFNPGGLVNTLLGAFGVTDPPAWLAQDNLFPLIMVMMTWITTGYFTTILMAGVDRIPPYYYEDCALAGANAWQRLRYVILPLTWDVFGTCAVLWTISSVKIFEIIWIFGGSTGQGMPPTQTWTTAVYTYVTAFSGESVPAYGAASASAVLSLALVSVLVLLLRRVMKRDAIEF encoded by the coding sequence ATGACCGATGCCGCCCTGGCGCCTGCCGCTCCCCGCCTCGCGGCCGCTCGTCGGCGGCGAGGCGGGGGCAGCACGATCGATCGCGCTCGCCGCCGGCTGCTCGTGCCCTTCGTCGGCCCCGCTTTCGCGCTCTACACGATCCTGTTCGTCGTCCCGTCCCTGTACGCGATCTGGATCAGTTTCAACAAGTGGGCCGGGGCTGGTCCCATGGAGTTCGTCGGGTTCGGCAACTACGTGCGATTGTTCTCGGACAAGCTGTTCCTGCGGTCATTCGGCAACACCCTGCTGCTGCTGTTCGTGGTCGGTCTCGCGATCTTCGTCATCGCCTTCGCGCTCACGCTCGTGCTGCGCGACATGACCGGTCGCAAGATCGCACGCTCGGTGATCTTCTTCCCGCACCTGGTCAACGCGATGATCTTCGGCGTGCTCGCCGGCTTCGTGTTCAACCCCGGCGGGCTCGTGAACACCCTGCTCGGCGCGTTCGGCGTCACCGACCCGCCCGCATGGTTGGCGCAGGACAACCTGTTCCCGCTGATCATGGTGATGATGACCTGGATCACCACCGGGTACTTCACCACGATCCTGATGGCGGGCGTCGACCGCATCCCGCCCTACTACTACGAGGATTGCGCGCTCGCCGGAGCGAATGCCTGGCAGCGGCTGCGCTACGTGATCCTCCCGCTCACCTGGGACGTCTTCGGCACCTGCGCGGTGCTGTGGACCATCTCATCGGTGAAGATCTTCGAGATCATCTGGATCTTCGGCGGGTCCACGGGGCAGGGTATGCCTCCGACCCAGACCTGGACCACCGCCGTCTACACGTACGTCACCGCGTTCTCGGGCGAATCGGTGCCGGCCTACGGTGCGGCATCCGCATCGGCCGTGCTGTCGTTGGCGCTCGTGTCCGTGCTCGTGTTGCTGCTGCGTCGCGTGATGAAGCGCGACGCGATCGAGTTCTAG
- a CDS encoding VOC family protein, translated as MAHGDITHIDIPVGDMQRAIDFYHGLFGWEIAEMPGFEGYPMWQAPNGISGGGLAPREDGFEHPRSYVEVDSIDETIAAAKAAGGSVAFEKSPITETSAWAVIVDPDGNRIGLFEGMVS; from the coding sequence ATGGCGCACGGCGACATCACGCACATCGACATCCCGGTGGGCGACATGCAACGGGCGATCGACTTCTACCACGGGCTGTTCGGGTGGGAGATTGCCGAGATGCCTGGTTTTGAGGGGTACCCGATGTGGCAGGCCCCGAATGGGATCTCGGGCGGCGGGCTCGCCCCGCGCGAGGACGGATTCGAGCATCCGCGTTCCTACGTCGAGGTCGACTCGATCGACGAGACGATCGCCGCGGCGAAGGCCGCGGGCGGATCGGTGGCCTTCGAGAAGTCGCCGATCACCGAGACGAGCGCGTGGGCGGTGATCGTCGATCCGGACGGCAACCGCATCGGCCTGTTCGAGGGGATGGTCAGCTGA
- a CDS encoding ABC transporter substrate-binding protein, whose protein sequence is MAKIRTLSAVALVGAFALTGCASASGDAGGSKELTYWSMWKEGEAQQKVVADAIADFEEETGIEVNVQWQGRDNIKKTVPTLNTNKVPDLVDGSFAKLAPVLAETGQAKPLVEAYGAEIEGDAVSSLIPEAYLAGDVVTVEGEDAPWMLPYSLTSDAIWFNAAEHPDLAANPPQDWASFLPVMDEMKAAGTTPIAIDGDVAGYNAYWYTSAMVGLAGPGSLREMAADETGEAWDAPEALEAAQMIEGLVEGGYFIDGYNASKWPAQQQAWSDNQAALMFNGTWIPTETGPYAAEGFEYSSFPFPALGSSARADFVGFAVPARAKNSDNAQDLAAFFLKKQYQDALGTDAKIIPIRPDAAVSDEMSTVTDALAAADSYYQQNDGISFPGYSEKLFWPAVSDLVLGKIDAEAFVETMKTGQVDYWKLNS, encoded by the coding sequence ATGGCGAAGATCCGCACACTGTCCGCAGTCGCCCTCGTCGGTGCGTTCGCTCTCACCGGATGCGCCTCGGCGTCCGGCGACGCCGGCGGCTCGAAGGAACTCACCTACTGGTCGATGTGGAAGGAAGGCGAGGCCCAGCAGAAGGTGGTCGCCGACGCCATCGCCGACTTCGAGGAGGAGACGGGGATCGAGGTGAACGTGCAGTGGCAGGGACGCGACAACATCAAGAAGACCGTTCCCACGCTGAACACGAACAAGGTGCCCGACCTCGTCGACGGGTCGTTCGCCAAGCTCGCCCCGGTGCTCGCCGAGACCGGCCAGGCCAAGCCCCTGGTCGAGGCGTATGGCGCCGAGATCGAGGGCGACGCCGTCTCTTCGCTCATCCCCGAGGCGTACCTCGCAGGCGATGTCGTGACCGTCGAGGGTGAGGACGCGCCGTGGATGCTGCCCTACTCGCTCACCAGCGATGCCATCTGGTTCAATGCCGCCGAGCATCCCGACCTTGCGGCAAACCCGCCGCAGGACTGGGCGTCGTTCTTGCCGGTGATGGACGAGATGAAGGCCGCCGGCACCACGCCGATCGCGATCGACGGTGATGTCGCCGGCTACAACGCCTACTGGTACACCTCGGCGATGGTGGGGCTCGCGGGGCCCGGATCGCTGCGTGAGATGGCGGCGGACGAGACGGGTGAGGCGTGGGATGCACCGGAGGCGCTTGAAGCCGCGCAGATGATCGAGGGACTCGTCGAGGGTGGGTACTTCATCGACGGGTACAACGCCAGCAAGTGGCCGGCTCAGCAGCAGGCCTGGTCCGACAACCAGGCCGCCCTGATGTTCAACGGCACCTGGATCCCCACCGAGACGGGCCCCTATGCGGCCGAGGGCTTCGAGTACTCCTCATTCCCCTTCCCCGCCCTGGGCAGCAGCGCCCGTGCGGACTTCGTCGGCTTCGCCGTCCCCGCCCGTGCGAAGAACTCCGATAACGCGCAGGATCTCGCCGCGTTCTTCTTGAAGAAGCAGTATCAGGACGCGCTCGGCACCGACGCGAAGATCATCCCCATCCGTCCCGACGCGGCTGTCAGCGATGAGATGTCCACGGTCACCGACGCCCTCGCGGCAGCCGACTCCTACTACCAGCAGAACGACGGCATCAGCTTCCCCGGGTACTCCGAGAAGCTCTTCTGGCCGGCTGTCAGCGACCTGGTGCTCGGCAAGATCGATGCGGAGGCCTTCGTCGAGACGATGAAGACCGGTCAAGTCGACTACTGGAAGCTCAACTCATGA